A window of the Serratia sarumanii genome harbors these coding sequences:
- the folK gene encoding 2-amino-4-hydroxy-6-hydroxymethyldihydropteridine diphosphokinase, whose translation MIRVYIALGSNLAQPLQQVKAALEALEHLPRSRLVTCSSFYRTKPLGPQNQPDFLNAVVALDTLLPPEQLLDHTQAIERNQGRVRKDERWGPRTLDLDIMLYGDKVIHTERLTVPHYGLKEREFMLYPLAEIAPDLIFPDGEPLASCLKRVPENGMALWHQSKK comes from the coding sequence ATGATCCGCGTTTATATCGCGCTGGGCAGCAACCTGGCGCAGCCGCTGCAACAGGTTAAAGCCGCACTGGAGGCGCTGGAGCATCTCCCGCGCTCCCGGCTGGTCACCTGTTCTTCGTTTTACCGCACCAAGCCGCTGGGGCCGCAAAACCAGCCGGACTTTCTCAACGCGGTAGTGGCGCTGGATACCCTGTTGCCGCCCGAACAGCTGCTCGACCATACCCAGGCGATAGAACGTAATCAGGGGCGCGTGCGCAAGGATGAACGCTGGGGGCCGCGCACGCTCGATCTGGACATCATGCTGTACGGCGACAAGGTGATCCATACCGAGCGCCTGACGGTGCCGCATTACGGCCTGAAAGAGCGCGAATTCATGCTCTACCCGCTGGCGGAAATCGCTCCCGATCTGATTTTCCCCGATGGCGAGCCGCTCGCCAGCTGCCTCAAGCGCGTGCCGGAAAACGGCATGGCGCTGTGGCATCAAAGTAAAAAGTGA
- a CDS encoding DUF202 domain-containing protein, with amino-acid sequence MHPTVEAPPRDPGLQPERTRLAWGRTALTMAVVGLLSLRAGMVSGSLLLAASGFLMLAFALVMFVWSRGREATGPEAQERRLRWVRRIFGCMMVVMLLAAVAQLKLYLL; translated from the coding sequence ATGCACCCAACGGTGGAAGCGCCGCCGCGCGATCCTGGTTTGCAACCTGAACGTACTCGTCTGGCCTGGGGGCGTACCGCGTTGACGATGGCGGTGGTCGGGCTGCTGTCGCTGCGTGCCGGCATGGTGTCGGGCAGTTTGCTGTTGGCAGCGAGCGGCTTTTTGATGTTGGCGTTTGCGTTGGTGATGTTTGTCTGGTCACGCGGGAGAGAGGCTACGGGGCCGGAAGCGCAGGAACGAAGGCTGCGGTGGGTGAGGCGGATATTCGGCTGTATGATGGTGGTGATGCTGCTGGCCGCCGTGGCGCAACTCAAGCTTTATCTGCTCTAG
- a CDS encoding YidH family protein has translation MNQPSPNRPLKWWAKGKTPDYRFSLANERTFLAWIRTALAFMAGAVGINQFASEFGTAAIRQGLAVALTLGAVVLGLMAYRRWKANEKAMRHDGDMPYTRLLWLLTLFVVVIALALVAVILSFGV, from the coding sequence ATGAACCAGCCATCGCCAAATCGCCCGTTAAAATGGTGGGCCAAGGGTAAAACGCCCGACTACCGCTTTTCTTTAGCCAATGAGCGCACTTTTCTGGCTTGGATCCGCACTGCATTGGCGTTTATGGCGGGAGCGGTCGGCATCAATCAGTTTGCCTCCGAATTTGGCACGGCAGCCATCCGTCAGGGGCTGGCGGTGGCTTTGACGCTGGGGGCTGTAGTGCTGGGGCTGATGGCCTATCGTCGCTGGAAGGCCAATGAGAAAGCCATGCGGCATGACGGCGATATGCCTTATACCCGCCTGCTGTGGCTATTGACCCTGTTCGTGGTCGTCATCGCTCTGGCGCTGGTGGCGGTCATTCTGAGTTTTGGCGTGTGA